The Lentzea guizhouensis genome contains a region encoding:
- a CDS encoding ABC transporter substrate-binding protein: protein MRRRTATTIATLSVAALLAGCGSSTPAASNKDPNKPLEVWTRSTEATAKVYEKIFKSFTEKTGVQVDYKPIFNDFDKQVQQRAASKDLPDVVVTDTGSLGNFVKQGWTTEVKREDVAGGADVVDRAWNNGKGADGKFYAIPFSTQAMVTLIRKDWREKLGKPIPTTWEELDDLAKAFTRNDPDGNGQNDTYGMLVPGTTDRGYLAWWASSYIWQGGGDILEDEGDGKFAVGIDSPESTKAVERLRKLFCEDKVMQPGSLTLGTNDAHPLFESGKSGIYLTGPYMIGRFDKSVGKDKYEVVASPRGPAGATVLGEGENIYQMAGSAKTADQRKLAEYLITAEAQQAGMKGDPQPVVRLPVNKNVDVNATYDDPRWATVAGVYSSEARPFPSVPNFAPFRQKTSETLNSIFAKCPADSSAELKTLAEALKKELDNQKASQ, encoded by the coding sequence ATGCGCCGTAGAACAGCCACAACGATCGCGACACTGAGCGTGGCCGCGTTGCTAGCTGGTTGTGGCAGCTCTACGCCCGCCGCGTCGAACAAGGACCCGAACAAGCCCCTCGAGGTGTGGACCCGCTCGACCGAGGCGACCGCGAAGGTCTACGAGAAGATCTTCAAGTCGTTCACCGAGAAGACCGGTGTGCAGGTCGACTACAAGCCGATCTTCAACGACTTCGACAAGCAGGTGCAGCAGCGCGCCGCCTCCAAGGACCTCCCCGACGTCGTCGTCACCGACACCGGCTCGCTCGGCAACTTCGTCAAGCAGGGCTGGACGACCGAGGTCAAGCGGGAGGACGTCGCCGGCGGCGCGGACGTCGTCGACCGCGCGTGGAACAACGGCAAGGGCGCTGACGGCAAGTTCTACGCCATCCCCTTCTCCACCCAGGCGATGGTCACGCTGATCCGCAAGGACTGGCGCGAGAAGCTCGGCAAGCCGATCCCCACCACGTGGGAGGAGCTCGACGACCTCGCGAAGGCCTTCACCCGCAACGACCCCGACGGCAACGGGCAGAACGACACCTACGGCATGCTCGTGCCCGGCACCACCGACCGCGGCTACCTCGCGTGGTGGGCCTCCAGCTACATCTGGCAGGGCGGCGGCGACATCCTCGAGGACGAGGGTGACGGCAAGTTCGCCGTCGGCATCGACTCCCCGGAGTCGACCAAGGCGGTCGAACGGCTGCGCAAGCTCTTCTGCGAGGACAAGGTCATGCAGCCCGGCTCGCTGACGCTGGGAACGAACGACGCGCACCCGCTGTTCGAGTCCGGCAAGAGCGGTATCTACCTGACCGGCCCGTACATGATCGGCCGCTTCGACAAGTCGGTCGGCAAGGACAAGTACGAGGTCGTCGCCTCGCCGCGCGGCCCGGCCGGTGCCACCGTGCTCGGTGAGGGCGAGAACATCTACCAGATGGCCGGCTCCGCGAAGACCGCCGACCAGCGCAAGCTCGCCGAGTACCTGATCACGGCCGAGGCGCAGCAAGCCGGCATGAAGGGCGACCCGCAGCCGGTGGTCCGCCTGCCCGTCAACAAGAACGTCGACGTCAACGCGACGTACGACGACCCGCGCTGGGCGACCGTGGCGGGCGTGTACTCCAGCGAGGCGCGGCCCTTCCCCAGCGTTCCGAACTTCGCGCCGTTCCGGCAGAAGACCTCGGAGACCCTGAACTCCATCTTCGCCAAGTGCCCCGCCGACTCCTCGGCCGAGCTGAAGACGCTCGCGGAGGCGCTGAAGAAGGAGCTCGACAACCAGAAGGCGTCGCAGTGA
- a CDS encoding IclR family transcriptional regulator, whose translation MASPIDKGTARPGAVKSADRTVELLEVLSASDRRLTLTELHRELSYPKSSLYMLLQTLVARGWVEVDSDRGTYGIGVRALLVGTSYLDHDPVVRAAIRVMEQVRQDINETVHLARLDGADVVYLASRESEHHLRVVSRVGRRLPAHSTSLGKAVLSTRTPEEVDLILPDELAPLTQNTVTDRAALHEQLAGFRNVGYAHEREENTPGLGCFAVALPYRNPVLDAMSCSVPLGRLDPEHERQVISALLDAARTITELLRQFGR comes from the coding sequence GTGGCGTCGCCGATCGACAAGGGCACAGCACGTCCGGGCGCGGTGAAGTCCGCTGACCGCACGGTTGAGCTGCTCGAAGTGCTCTCCGCGTCGGATCGCAGGCTGACGCTCACCGAGCTGCACCGCGAGCTCAGCTACCCCAAGTCCAGCCTCTACATGCTGCTGCAGACGCTCGTGGCGCGCGGCTGGGTGGAGGTCGACTCGGACCGGGGCACGTACGGCATCGGCGTTCGCGCGCTGCTCGTCGGTACGTCGTACCTGGACCACGACCCCGTCGTGCGGGCCGCCATCCGGGTGATGGAGCAGGTGCGGCAGGACATCAACGAGACGGTGCACCTCGCCCGGTTGGACGGCGCGGACGTCGTCTACCTGGCGAGCCGGGAGTCGGAGCACCACCTGCGGGTGGTCTCGCGCGTCGGCCGCCGGCTGCCCGCGCACTCCACGTCGCTGGGCAAGGCCGTGCTGTCCACGCGGACGCCGGAGGAGGTCGACCTGATCCTCCCCGACGAGCTGGCGCCGTTGACGCAGAACACCGTGACCGACCGGGCGGCGTTGCACGAGCAGCTCGCCGGGTTCCGCAACGTCGGCTACGCCCACGAGCGCGAGGAGAACACGCCCGGCCTGGGCTGTTTCGCCGTCGCCCTGCCCTACCGCAACCCGGTGCTGGACGCGATGAGCTGCTCGGTGCCGCTGGGCCGACTGGACCCCGAGCACGAGCGGCAGGTCATCTCCGCGCTGCTGGACGCGGCCAGGACGATCACCGAGCTGCTCCGCCAGTTCGGCCGCTGA
- a CDS encoding NAD-dependent epimerase/dehydratase family protein: MRPRLAADGRVLRLLDIAELPAPEDGENVELVQASVTDMAAMEAAMRDVDAVIHLGGHSLEESWEKILRVNIDGTHTVLEAARRSGVRRVVLASSNHAVGYVERADGEAGDYLFPRPDTYYGVSKVALEALGSLYADRYGLDVIALRIGSCFPKPRDVRMLSTWMSPDDGARLFEAALSVASPGFRIVWGVSNNTRGWFSLDEARALGYEPQDDSEVFAAEVLAEHGGELDPSSYAGKYVGGAWCGPDFDTAVKEAGR, translated from the coding sequence ATGCGTCCACGCCTCGCCGCGGACGGCCGTGTCCTGCGGCTGCTGGACATCGCCGAGCTGCCCGCCCCGGAGGACGGCGAGAACGTCGAGCTCGTCCAGGCGTCGGTGACCGACATGGCCGCGATGGAGGCGGCGATGCGGGACGTGGACGCCGTGATCCACCTCGGCGGGCACAGCCTGGAGGAGTCGTGGGAGAAGATCCTGCGGGTCAACATCGACGGCACGCACACGGTCCTGGAAGCCGCGCGGCGTTCCGGCGTGCGGCGCGTGGTCCTCGCGAGCTCCAACCACGCGGTGGGCTACGTCGAGCGCGCCGACGGTGAGGCCGGCGACTACCTGTTCCCCCGCCCGGACACCTACTACGGCGTGTCGAAGGTGGCGTTGGAGGCGCTGGGGTCGCTGTACGCCGACCGCTACGGTCTGGACGTGATCGCGTTGCGGATCGGTTCGTGCTTCCCGAAGCCGCGCGACGTGCGGATGCTGTCGACGTGGATGTCGCCGGACGACGGTGCTCGCCTGTTCGAGGCCGCGCTGTCCGTCGCCTCGCCCGGTTTCCGGATCGTGTGGGGCGTCTCGAACAACACCCGCGGCTGGTTCTCGCTCGACGAGGCCCGCGCGCTGGGCTACGAACCGCAGGACGACTCCGAGGTGTTCGCCGCCGAGGTGCTGGCGGAGCACGGCGGTGAGCTCGACCCGTCGTCGTATGCGGGCAAGTACGTGGGCGGGGCCTGGTGCGGCCCCGACTTCGACACGGCAGTCAAGGAGGCAGGGCGTTGA
- a CDS encoding aldehyde dehydrogenase (NADP(+)), producing the protein MSHVVQGYNPRTGEPFGDPVAKTPDSEVDRIASAAAVAFTAWSAVPAADRAVVLEKVADALDGESDLLVSTADSETALGVPRLTTELKRTTNQLRLFAEVLREGSYVEATLDSANPDIIPPRPVLRRILRPLGTVAVFSASNFPFAFSVAGGDTASALASGCSVVVKAHSAHPSTSRETARVVVDALREAGAPEGVFGIVYGTESGVALVRHPVVRAVGFTGSTGGGRALFDLAQGRPDPIPFYGELGSVNPTVILPGAATADIAAGFAQSLTMGVGQFCTNPGLVFAPADLVPALGEAVAATAGGAMLNERMCDSYTASTDALAASDLVTVVSTGTKPDEAWAVSPRLFSVPVSVFEENLEKLTEEHFGPAALVVTYSSPAELHSVLAKLPGTLTGTVHAAESDHAEAAEIAEVLRRVAGRIIFNAWPTGVAVAWGQHHGGPWPATTNPLHTSVGATSIRRWIAPVTYQSWPDALLPAELQDANPLGIPRRVDGVLGVH; encoded by the coding sequence TTGAGCCACGTCGTTCAGGGATACAACCCGCGCACCGGTGAGCCGTTCGGCGATCCGGTCGCCAAGACCCCCGACAGCGAGGTGGACCGGATCGCCTCCGCCGCCGCGGTGGCGTTCACCGCGTGGTCGGCCGTGCCCGCCGCGGACCGCGCGGTGGTGCTGGAGAAGGTCGCGGACGCGCTGGACGGCGAGTCGGACCTGCTGGTGTCGACCGCGGACAGCGAGACGGCGCTCGGGGTGCCGCGGCTGACGACCGAGCTCAAGCGCACGACGAACCAGCTGCGGCTGTTCGCCGAGGTGCTGCGCGAGGGGTCCTACGTCGAGGCCACCTTGGACTCCGCGAACCCGGACATCATCCCGCCGCGGCCGGTGCTGCGGCGCATCTTGCGTCCACTCGGGACGGTCGCGGTGTTCTCGGCGTCGAACTTCCCGTTCGCGTTCTCGGTGGCCGGTGGTGACACGGCTTCGGCGCTGGCGTCCGGTTGTTCCGTTGTGGTGAAGGCACATTCGGCGCACCCGTCGACGTCGCGCGAGACCGCGCGCGTGGTGGTGGACGCGTTGCGCGAGGCCGGTGCGCCGGAGGGCGTGTTCGGGATCGTCTACGGCACCGAGTCCGGTGTCGCGCTGGTGCGGCACCCGGTCGTGCGCGCGGTCGGGTTCACCGGGTCGACCGGTGGCGGGCGGGCGTTGTTCGACCTGGCGCAGGGACGGCCGGACCCCATCCCGTTCTACGGCGAGCTGGGCAGCGTGAACCCGACGGTGATCCTGCCGGGTGCGGCGACGGCCGACATCGCGGCCGGGTTCGCGCAGTCGCTGACGATGGGCGTGGGGCAGTTCTGCACCAACCCCGGTCTGGTGTTCGCGCCGGCGGACCTCGTGCCCGCACTGGGCGAGGCGGTCGCGGCGACCGCGGGTGGCGCGATGCTCAACGAGCGGATGTGCGACTCCTACACGGCTTCGACGGACGCGCTGGCGGCGTCGGACCTGGTGACCGTCGTGTCCACGGGGACGAAGCCGGACGAGGCGTGGGCGGTGTCGCCGCGGCTGTTCAGCGTGCCGGTCTCGGTGTTCGAGGAGAACCTGGAGAAGCTGACCGAGGAGCACTTCGGCCCGGCCGCTCTGGTCGTGACGTACTCGTCGCCGGCCGAGCTGCACTCGGTGCTGGCGAAGCTGCCCGGCACGTTGACCGGCACCGTGCACGCGGCCGAGTCGGACCACGCGGAGGCGGCGGAAATCGCGGAGGTCCTGCGGCGCGTGGCCGGCCGGATCATCTTCAACGCCTGGCCGACGGGTGTCGCGGTGGCGTGGGGCCAGCACCACGGTGGTCCGTGGCCCGCGACGACGAACCCGCTGCACACGTCGGTGGGCGCCACGTCGATCCGCCGCTGGATCGCGCCGGTGACGTACCAGTCGTGGCCGGACGCGTTGCTGCCGGCGGAGCTGCAGGACGCGAACCCGCTGGGGATCCCGCGCCGGGTGGACGGTGTGCTCGGCGTGCACTGA
- a CDS encoding heavy metal-responsive transcriptional regulator: protein MRVAELARHVGVAPDTVRYYERAGLLAPPPRTSSGYRQYPEAAAERIRFIRDCRRLGLTLREIASLLAVRDTGECPCEPASELLHRHIADIDAEMARLARLRSELEEMVESTDCPPWCPPEGR from the coding sequence ATGAGAGTCGCCGAGCTCGCACGCCACGTCGGGGTCGCACCGGACACGGTGCGGTACTACGAGCGCGCGGGGCTGCTCGCGCCGCCGCCGCGGACGTCGTCGGGCTACCGGCAGTACCCGGAGGCGGCGGCCGAGCGGATCCGGTTCATCCGCGACTGCCGGCGCCTCGGGCTGACGTTGCGGGAGATCGCCTCGCTGCTGGCGGTGCGCGACACCGGCGAGTGCCCGTGCGAACCGGCGTCGGAGCTGCTGCACCGGCATATCGCGGACATCGACGCCGAGATGGCCCGGCTCGCGCGGCTCAGGTCCGAGCTCGAGGAGATGGTCGAGAGCACCGACTGTCCCCCGTGGTGCCCACCGGAGGGGAGGTGA
- a CDS encoding radical SAM/SPASM domain-containing protein, with the protein MTDLRFAWLEITGKCQLSCTHCYAESGPRGGTGAMTARDWFRVISHVAELGAHRVQFIGGEPTLHPDLARFVDHSLAAGLEVEVFSNLVHIAPALWETFTRPGVRLATSYYSAHDAVTRRPGSHARTTANITKALDRAIPLRVGVIDVGSGSSDALVELDALGVRDVGVDTVRAVGRGTALSSPGPDQLCGRCGHGAVAVSTSGDVWPCVFARWMALGNILDMDLADVLLNAAPVAPVTAGPSCWPQGGGSCAPNEPPRP; encoded by the coding sequence ATGACCGACCTGCGATTCGCATGGCTCGAGATCACCGGCAAATGCCAGTTGAGCTGCACACACTGCTACGCGGAGTCCGGACCGCGCGGGGGCACCGGTGCGATGACGGCTCGCGATTGGTTCCGCGTCATCTCGCACGTCGCCGAACTCGGTGCGCACCGAGTTCAGTTCATCGGCGGAGAACCCACATTGCACCCCGATTTGGCGCGGTTCGTGGACCACTCACTCGCCGCGGGACTCGAAGTCGAGGTGTTCAGCAATCTCGTGCACATCGCGCCCGCCCTGTGGGAGACGTTCACCCGCCCCGGCGTCCGCCTCGCCACGAGCTACTACTCGGCCCACGACGCCGTCACCCGCCGCCCCGGCAGCCACGCCCGCACCACCGCGAACATCACCAAGGCCCTCGACCGCGCCATCCCGCTGCGGGTGGGCGTGATCGACGTGGGCTCCGGCTCGTCCGACGCCCTGGTCGAGCTCGACGCCCTCGGCGTGCGCGACGTCGGCGTCGACACCGTCCGCGCGGTCGGCCGCGGCACTGCTCTGTCGTCTCCCGGCCCTGACCAGCTCTGCGGCCGCTGCGGTCACGGCGCCGTCGCCGTCTCCACGTCGGGCGACGTGTGGCCGTGCGTCTTCGCTCGCTGGATGGCGCTGGGCAACATATTGGACATGGATCTTGCCGACGTGCTGCTCAACGCGGCTCCGGTAGCTCCCGTCACCGCCGGCCCGTCGTGCTGGCCCCAGGGCGGCGGCTCCTGCGCCCCTAACGAACCGCCCCGCCCCTGA
- the cpt gene encoding chloramphenicol phosphotransferase CPT: MAQVIVLNGGSSSGKSGIARCLQAVFPEPWLTLGVDTLIDAMPARLRLGDEGIGFADDGEVTVGGEFRELEDAWIGGVAAMARAGARVIVDEVFLGGVESRARWEKALDGVDVVWVGVRCDAVVAAGRELARGDRVSGMAEAQAYLVHRDMTYDVEVDTTNTESMECAKAIASFLTSRGVVRGGAVR, translated from the coding sequence GTGGCTCAGGTGATCGTGCTGAACGGTGGGTCGAGCTCCGGCAAGTCCGGGATCGCGCGGTGTCTGCAGGCGGTGTTCCCGGAGCCGTGGCTGACGCTCGGGGTGGACACGTTGATCGACGCGATGCCTGCCCGGTTGCGGCTCGGGGACGAGGGGATCGGGTTCGCCGACGACGGTGAGGTGACGGTCGGCGGGGAGTTCCGCGAGCTCGAGGACGCGTGGATCGGCGGGGTGGCGGCGATGGCGCGGGCTGGGGCTCGGGTGATCGTGGACGAGGTGTTCCTCGGCGGGGTCGAGTCGCGGGCGCGGTGGGAGAAGGCGCTGGACGGGGTCGACGTGGTGTGGGTCGGGGTGCGGTGTGACGCCGTCGTCGCGGCTGGGCGGGAGCTCGCGCGAGGGGATCGGGTGTCCGGGATGGCGGAGGCGCAGGCCTATCTCGTGCACCGTGACATGACCTATGACGTCGAGGTCGACACCACGAACACCGAGTCGATGGAGTGCGCGAAAGCGATTGCGAGCTTTCTGACCAGCAGAGGAGTGGTCAGGGGCGGGGCGGTTCGTTAG
- a CDS encoding flavin-containing monooxygenase yields the protein MDRVCVIGAGSSGIAACQVLSARGLEYDCLEAGSEIGGNWRYLNDNGMSSAYRSLHINTSRQMMEFRSFPMPAHLPTYPSHFQIAEYFDDFVKHHGFRDRIRFRTEVTSVVPGSDGRYAVTSRDRDTGESTTTSYSSVIIANGHHWSPRWPEPAFEGSFDGEQMHAHFYKTPERFANKKVLVLGIGNSACDIAVESSRVSSRTYLAMRRGAHIMPKYLFGMPSDHLTTSPLARFAPSWLQSLLVRAMLRLARGKLTSYGLPEPAHGILAAHPTVSDDLLTRLGHGDITVKPNVARLDGAGVVFADGSREEVDVIVYCTGYKVDFPFLEAAAFPAVSSPDNEVSLYRRVVDPEHPGLYFLGLIQPLGAIMPLAEAQAEWVADLLTGRAVLPSMPEMKAEITAYRQGLRSRYVASKRHTLEVDFLGYQRELAEERKRTAAG from the coding sequence ATGGATCGCGTGTGCGTCATCGGGGCCGGTTCTTCCGGCATCGCCGCATGTCAGGTGCTGAGTGCGCGGGGGCTTGAGTACGACTGCCTGGAGGCCGGTTCCGAGATCGGGGGCAACTGGCGGTACCTGAACGACAACGGGATGTCATCGGCATACCGTTCGCTGCACATCAACACTTCACGGCAGATGATGGAGTTCCGGTCCTTCCCGATGCCGGCGCATCTGCCGACGTACCCGTCGCACTTCCAGATCGCGGAGTACTTCGACGACTTCGTCAAGCACCACGGTTTTCGCGACCGGATCCGGTTCCGCACCGAGGTGACGTCCGTGGTGCCCGGTTCCGATGGCCGATATGCGGTGACTTCACGTGATCGGGACACGGGTGAGTCGACGACGACTTCGTACAGTTCGGTCATCATCGCCAACGGCCACCACTGGTCGCCGCGATGGCCGGAACCCGCATTCGAGGGGTCGTTCGACGGCGAACAGATGCACGCGCACTTCTACAAGACGCCGGAGCGTTTTGCCAACAAGAAGGTGCTGGTGCTCGGCATCGGAAATTCGGCGTGCGACATCGCCGTCGAGTCGTCGCGGGTGTCTTCCCGAACGTATTTGGCGATGCGCCGCGGCGCGCACATCATGCCGAAGTACCTGTTCGGGATGCCGAGCGATCACCTGACCACCTCGCCACTCGCCCGGTTCGCGCCGTCGTGGCTGCAGTCGCTGTTGGTCCGGGCGATGCTGCGCCTCGCGCGCGGCAAGCTCACCTCGTACGGCCTGCCGGAGCCGGCCCACGGCATTCTCGCCGCGCACCCGACGGTGTCGGACGACCTGCTGACCAGGCTCGGGCACGGTGACATCACGGTGAAGCCGAACGTGGCGCGGCTCGACGGGGCCGGGGTCGTGTTCGCCGACGGCAGCCGGGAGGAGGTCGACGTCATCGTCTACTGCACGGGGTACAAGGTCGACTTCCCGTTCCTGGAGGCTGCGGCGTTCCCGGCGGTGTCGTCGCCGGACAACGAGGTGTCGCTGTACCGGCGGGTCGTGGACCCGGAGCATCCGGGGCTGTACTTCCTCGGGCTGATCCAGCCGTTGGGGGCGATCATGCCGCTGGCCGAGGCACAGGCCGAGTGGGTCGCGGACCTGCTGACCGGGCGGGCGGTGCTGCCGTCGATGCCGGAGATGAAGGCGGAGATCACGGCTTACCGGCAGGGGTTGAGGTCGCGGTACGTGGCGTCGAAGCGGCACACGTTGGAGGTCGACTTCCTCGGGTATCAGCGGGAGCTGGCGGAGGAGCGGAAGCGGACAGCCGCTGGCTGA
- a CDS encoding ATP-binding cassette domain-containing protein: MTDAIVAEGLVKRYGSVVALDGFDLVVPEGTIMGLLGPNGAGKTTAVRVFTTLLDQDEGTARVAGLDVRKDADALRRKIGLSGQYAAVDDNLTGFENLDMVGRLYHLGRARSRERARELLTRFDLEDAADRPVKGYSGGMRRRLDLAGALVAEPSVLFLDEPTTGLDPRSRLGMWDVIEELVAGGTTLLLTTQYLEEADRLADQIAVIDHGRVIAEGTADQLKDQVGGERLELSVATSAELSNARSTLAGLAVGTIEADERQHHLTVPVAGGSAVLMEAIRLLDSESVKVLDIGLRRPTLDDVFLALTGHHAEDAAQDSEDEK; the protein is encoded by the coding sequence ATGACAGACGCGATCGTGGCCGAAGGCCTCGTCAAACGCTACGGGTCGGTCGTCGCGCTCGACGGGTTCGACCTCGTGGTGCCCGAAGGCACCATCATGGGACTGCTCGGGCCGAACGGAGCCGGCAAGACGACTGCGGTACGCGTGTTCACCACCCTGCTCGACCAGGACGAGGGCACCGCCAGGGTGGCGGGGCTCGACGTCCGCAAGGACGCCGACGCGTTGCGGCGCAAGATCGGGCTGTCCGGTCAGTACGCCGCCGTCGACGACAACCTGACCGGCTTCGAGAACCTGGACATGGTCGGCCGGCTCTACCACCTCGGCCGCGCCCGCAGCCGGGAACGGGCGCGCGAGCTGCTCACCCGGTTCGACCTCGAAGACGCCGCCGACCGCCCGGTGAAGGGGTACTCGGGCGGCATGCGCCGGCGTCTCGACCTCGCGGGCGCGCTGGTCGCCGAGCCGTCGGTGCTGTTCCTCGACGAACCCACGACCGGCCTCGACCCGAGGTCGCGCCTGGGGATGTGGGACGTGATCGAGGAGCTGGTCGCCGGCGGCACGACGTTGCTGCTCACCACCCAGTACCTGGAGGAGGCCGACCGGCTCGCCGACCAGATCGCCGTGATCGACCACGGCCGGGTCATCGCCGAAGGCACCGCGGACCAGCTCAAGGACCAGGTCGGCGGCGAACGCCTGGAGCTCTCCGTCGCGACGAGCGCCGAGCTGAGCAACGCCAGGTCCACGCTCGCGGGCCTCGCCGTCGGCACGATCGAGGCCGACGAACGCCAGCACCACCTCACCGTGCCGGTCGCGGGCGGGTCGGCGGTGCTGATGGAGGCGATCCGGCTGCTCGACAGCGAGTCGGTGAAGGTGCTCGACATCGGTCTGCGCAGACCGACCCTCGACGACGTGTTCCTGGCGCTCACCGGGCACCACGCGGAAGACGCGGCGCAAGACTCGGAGGACGAGAAGTGA
- a CDS encoding ABC transporter permease: MKLLQALADGSVVAKRNLIKIKRVPDLLVFSTAAPIMFVLLFAYVFGGSIEIPGMDYREFLMAGIFAQTVLFGATITGSGLAEDITKGIIDRFRSLPMARSAVLVGRTTSDLVNNALVILIMMITGLLVGWRIHSSPLEALAAVGLLLLFAYAFSWAMAWIGLLVRSPEVFNNASFIFIFPITYIANTFVQSEKLPSVLRHIAEWNPVSAVTLAARELFGNTSPLAPPPDVWPLQHPVLASLGWVVVFLLIFVPLANYQYKKAVAR, from the coding sequence GTGAAGTTGCTGCAGGCGCTGGCTGACGGCTCGGTGGTCGCCAAGCGCAACCTCATCAAGATCAAACGGGTGCCCGACCTGCTGGTGTTCTCCACGGCGGCGCCGATCATGTTCGTGTTGCTGTTCGCGTACGTCTTCGGCGGCTCGATCGAGATCCCCGGCATGGACTACCGCGAGTTCCTGATGGCCGGCATCTTCGCCCAGACCGTGCTGTTCGGCGCCACCATCACCGGCAGCGGCCTGGCCGAGGACATCACCAAGGGCATCATCGACCGGTTCCGCTCGCTGCCGATGGCGCGCTCGGCCGTGCTGGTCGGCCGCACCACCTCCGACCTGGTGAACAACGCGCTGGTCATCCTCATCATGATGATCACCGGCCTGCTCGTCGGCTGGCGCATCCACTCCTCACCGCTGGAGGCGCTGGCGGCGGTCGGGTTGCTGCTGCTGTTCGCCTACGCGTTCTCGTGGGCGATGGCGTGGATCGGGCTGCTGGTGCGCAGCCCGGAGGTGTTCAACAACGCGAGCTTCATCTTCATCTTCCCGATCACCTACATCGCGAACACGTTCGTGCAGTCGGAGAAGCTGCCGTCGGTCCTGCGCCACATCGCGGAGTGGAACCCGGTGTCGGCCGTGACGCTGGCGGCCCGCGAGCTGTTCGGCAACACCTCGCCGCTCGCTCCCCCGCCGGACGTCTGGCCGTTGCAGCACCCGGTCCTCGCCTCGCTCGGCTGGGTCGTGGTCTTCCTGCTGATCTTCGTGCCGCTGGCCAACTACCAGTACAAGAAGGCGGTCGCGCGCTAG
- a CDS encoding RtcB family protein, producing the protein MAATVVRGQNVDIRMWTRPDEVEEFAMRQLQNISALPWAVKHIAVMPDVHYGKGATVGSVIALRDAVSPAAVGVDIGCGMTAVRTSLTASDLPETLRGLRSRMESVVPVGFGQHKATAFTERDASDWGAFWRRFDDLTPAVKARADKAMHQMGTLGGGNHFLEVCLDADQSVWVMLHSGSRGIGNELAQHHIAVARTLAHNAELPDPDLAVFLAGTPEMAAYRHDLYWAQDYARRNRSVMLRLVCDVLRAEFPHIAFEEPISCHHNYVAEETHFGEDVLVTRKGAIRAGRGELGIIPGSMGTGSYIVRGLGNPDSFQSASHGAGRRMSRNKARKTFTTEDLEAQTNGVECRKDSGVVDEIPGAYKDIDTVMANQSDLVEVVAKLKQVVCIKG; encoded by the coding sequence ATGGCAGCAACCGTCGTCCGCGGCCAGAACGTGGACATCCGCATGTGGACCCGGCCCGACGAGGTCGAAGAGTTCGCCATGCGGCAGCTCCAGAACATCTCCGCGCTGCCGTGGGCCGTCAAGCACATCGCCGTGATGCCGGACGTGCACTACGGCAAGGGCGCCACGGTGGGCTCGGTGATCGCGTTGCGCGACGCCGTGTCCCCGGCGGCCGTCGGCGTGGACATCGGCTGCGGCATGACCGCCGTGCGCACCTCGCTCACAGCGAGCGACCTGCCGGAGACGTTGCGTGGCCTCAGGTCTCGCATGGAGTCCGTCGTGCCCGTCGGTTTCGGCCAGCACAAGGCGACCGCGTTCACCGAAAGGGACGCGTCCGACTGGGGTGCGTTCTGGAGGCGGTTCGACGACCTGACGCCTGCCGTGAAGGCGCGTGCCGACAAGGCGATGCACCAGATGGGCACGCTCGGTGGCGGCAACCACTTCCTGGAGGTCTGCCTCGACGCCGACCAGTCGGTGTGGGTGATGCTGCACTCCGGGTCGCGCGGGATCGGCAACGAGCTGGCGCAGCACCACATCGCGGTGGCGCGCACGCTCGCGCACAACGCCGAGCTGCCCGACCCGGACCTGGCGGTGTTCCTCGCCGGCACGCCGGAGATGGCGGCGTACCGGCACGACCTGTACTGGGCGCAGGACTACGCGAGGCGCAACCGTTCGGTCATGCTGCGTCTGGTGTGCGACGTGCTGCGCGCGGAGTTCCCGCACATCGCGTTCGAGGAGCCGATCTCCTGCCACCACAACTACGTGGCGGAGGAGACGCACTTCGGTGAGGACGTGCTGGTGACCCGCAAGGGTGCGATCCGGGCCGGTCGTGGCGAGCTGGGCATCATCCCCGGTTCGATGGGCACCGGTTCCTACATCGTGCGCGGGCTCGGCAACCCGGACTCGTTCCAGTCGGCCTCGCACGGTGCCGGTCGGAGGATGTCGCGCAACAAAGCCCGCAAGACGTTCACCACCGAGGACCTCGAGGCCCAGACGAACGGGGTGGAGTGCCGCAAGGACTCCGGTGTGGTGGACGAGATCCCAGGCGCCTACAAGGACATCGACACCGTGATGGCGAACCAGTCCGACCTCGTCGAGGTGGTCGCCAAGCTCAAGCAGGTGGTTTGTATCAAGGGTTGA